GCGCCGTGCAGCTGCTGCACGGCTTCGCGCACGGCCTCGAACAGGTTGCCGCGATACAGGCTGTGCACGAGGTGCGCGATCACTTCGGTGTCGGTCTGCGACACGAATTCGTAGCCCTTCGCGCGCAGCGTGTCGCGCAGCGTCTCGAAGTTCTCGATGATGCCGTTGTGGACGAGCGCGAGCGCGTTCGACGAGAAGATCGGGTGCGCGTTGTGCGTGACGGGTGCGCCGTGCGTCGCCCAGCGCGTGTGCGCGACGCCGGTCGTGCCTTCGAGGTGCGATTCCTGCACCTGCGCGTCGAGATCGGCGACGCGCGCGACGCTGCGCGCGCGCTTCGGTGCGCCCGGCTCGAGCACGGCGACGCCGCACGAATCGTAGCCACGGTATTCGAGGCGCCGCAATCCTTCGATCAGCACCGGAACGATATTACGCTGCGCAACTGCGCCGACAATGCCGCACATAAAAATCTACCCTCTATGTGGAAACGGGCGCCGTGCAGCGCCCGCATGATGTTAATTTTTCTTCTTGACCGGGCGGACGTAGCCGCTTTTCGCGACCTGCGTCTTCTCGTTCAATGCGAGGACGCCCTCGGCGACGTCCTTCCATACCGTCGTGCCCGCCGCGATCGTCACGCCGCGGCCGACGCGCACCGGCGCGACGAGCTGCGTGTCCGAACCGACGAACACGTCGTCTTCGATGACGGTGCGGAACTTGTTCGCGCCGTCGTAGTTGCAGGTGATCGTGCCCGCGCCGATGTTCACGCGCGCGCCGATGTCGGCGTCGCCGATGTACGTCAGGTGGTTCGCCTTCGAGCCGTGGCCGATCACCGCGTTCTTCACCTCGACGAAGTTGCCGACGTGCGCTTCGTCCGCGAGCTGCGCGCCCGGGCGCAGCCGCGCGTACGGGCCGATCACGGTGTTCGCGCCGAGTTCGGCGCCGTCGATGTGCGTGAACGCGTCGATGCGCGTGCCCGCGCCGATCGACGCATTGCGGATCACGCAGTTCGCGCCGATCGTCACGTTGTCGGCGAGCGTCACATTGCCTTCGAACACGCAGTTCACGTCGATCGAGACGTCGCGGCCGCAGCGCAGCGTGCCGCGCACGTCGAGGCGCGCCGGATCGGCGAGCGTGACGCCGTCGACGAGCAGCGCATCCGCGACGTTGCGCTGGTGGATGCGCTCGAGCTCCGCGAGCTGCGCCTTGCTGTTCACGCCGAGCGTTTCCCACTCTTCGTCGGGCTGCGACGTGACGATCTCGAAGCCGGCCTCGATCGCGAGTTCGACGACATCGGTCAGGTAGTACTCGCCCTGCGCGTTCTCGTTCCTCAGCGCGCCGAGCCACATCGACAGCTGCGCCGTGGGCGTGATGATGATGCCGGTGTTGATCTCGGCGATCTTCAGCTGCTCGGGCGACGCATCCTTCTGTTCGACGATGCGCGTGACGAAGCCGGACGCGTCGCGCACGATGCGGCCGTAACCGGTCGGATCGTCGAGCGTGACGGTCAGAATCCCGTAGCGGCCCTCGCGCGCGGCGTCGACGAGACGCTGCAGCGTCGATGCGCGGGTGAGCGGCACGTCGCCGTACAGCACCAGCGTCGGTTGCGCGGGATCGAGCAGCGGCAGCGCCTGGCGCACTGCATGGCCGGTGCCGAGCTGCTCGGCCTGCAACGCGAACTGGACGTCGGGCGCGGCGACGGCGGCCTGGACCTGCTCGGCGCCATGACCGACGACGACGACGAGCCGCGACGGCTGCAGCGTGCGCGCGGTGGCGATGACGTGGGAGAGGAGCGGCCTGCCGGCCAGGGGATGGAGCACTTTCGGCAGCGCGGAACGCATGCGCTTGCCGGTGCCTGCCGCCAAAATCACGATATTCATGGCGCCAGCTTGTCTGAGGAGTTCGAAGCCGACCATTTTAGCATGCGGCCCTTGCCGTTCCGGGGCTGTCGCGGCGGGGCGACAGCCCCGGAACGCGGCGCGGCCCCCGTTCCGGCGGATGGTCGCGCCCTGTTTACAGGTCGTCGAACTGGACGATCGAGATCGGTTGCGCGGCGCCCGGCGCCGCGGCGGCGTCACCCGATGCGCACGGTTCCTCGTCGAACGCGATGTCGCCCTGCGGGTCGGCAACGCCTGTCGCGCGCAGCGACGCGAACGGGAACTGGGTCGTATCCATCAGGTGCGACGGCACGACGTTCGAGAGCGCGCTGAACATGTTGTCGACGCGGCCCGGGAAGCGCTTGTCCCATTCACGGATCAGCGCCTTCATTTCCGCGCGCTTCAGGTTCGGCTGGCTGCCGCACAGGTTGCACGGGATGATCGGGAATTCGCGCAGTTCCGCGTATTTCTCGAGATCGGTTTCCTTCACGTACGCGAGCGGGCGGATCACGACGTTCTTGCCGTCGTCCGACTGCAGCTTCGGCGGCATCCCCTTCAGCTTGCCGCCGTAGAACATGTTGAGCAGCAGCGTCTGCAGGATGTCGTCGCGGTGGTGGCCGAGCGCGATCTTGGTCGCGCCGAGCTCGCCGGCCACGCGGTACAGGATCCCGCGGCGCAGCCGCGAGCACAGCGAGCAGGTCGTCTTGCCTTCGGGCACGAGCCGCTTGACGATGCTGTAGGTGTCCTGGTTCTCGATGTGGAACGGCACGCCGACCTGCGTCAGGTACTCCGGCAGCACGTGCTCGGGGAAGCCCGGCTGCTTCTGGTCGAGGTTGACCGCGACGATGTCGAAGTCGATCGGCGCGCGCTCGCGCAGGCGCAGCAGCACGTCGAGCATCGCATAGCTGTCCTTGCCGCCCGACAGGCACACCATCACCTTGTCGCCTTGCTCGATCATGTTGTAGTCGCCGATCGCCTGGCCGACCTGGCGCACGATCCGCTTGAACAGCTTGTTGTTCTCGTACGCTTCCTTCTGCTCGCGGCGCGTCAGCACGCGGCGGCCGGGTTCGGCGACGGTGGCTTCGATGGCGGCGCCATCGGCCGCCGTGTCATTCATGTGGGGGGCGTTCATGCGCGCTCCTCGTCCTTGATGCGAAAGACTTCGACGCCGACGGCGTCGCAGTCCGGATAGGCGTCCGGTTTCTCGGTACAGACGCGTACCGCGCGCACGGCGTCGTGCGTCAGCAGGTTCGCGGCGATCGCGTCGCACAGCGTTTCCTGCAGGTGGATGTGGCCGCGCGCCAGGCACTGCGCGACGCTCTGCTTCATCAGGTCGTAGTCGACGACTTCATGCAGCCGGTCGTCGACGGGGGTGGACAGCGCGAGCGGCACGAACAGGTCGACGTTGATGACGACGCGCTGCTCGCCGCGCTTCTCGTGTTCGAAGGCCCCGATGTTGATGTGCACCTCGTAGTCGCGCAGGTAGAGCCTGCGGCAGTCCGCGAGGCGGGGGTGCAGGAGAGCGGAAAACATGGTCGTCCCAGTCAAATTGGCGTGCATGCACGCAAAGCGGCGCGGGCGGCGGCGATCAGGTCGCGCGCCCGCGCGGTTCAGTCATTCGGGCCGGCGGCGGGCGGCACGAGGTGCTCGCCGCCGTCGACGGTCAGCGTCGCGCCCGTGACGCCGGGCGCGCTCGCGAGATAGCAGGCCGCCGCCGCGATGTCGTCGGCGTGCGGCGCGCGGCCGCGCACCAGCGCCGCGACCCGCACCTTCGGCGCCAGCGCCAGCGCCAGCGCGGAAGTCGCGCGGTTCAGCGCGGCCTGCATCAGCGCGTGCGACAACTGCGCAGGCGCCGGGTGAAACAGGGCCTGATCCAGCACGTGGATCGCGCATGCCCGCAGCGTTTCGTCGTTGCGCGCGGCGTCGGGCGTCGCATCGGCGAGCGCACGGGCCAGTGCGAGCGGCGCCGTCACGTTGCGCGCGAGCGCGCCGGCGAGCGACGCGCCGTCCACCGTGTGCGCGTCGTCGGTGTCGGCGCACGCGCTCACGAACACCACGCAGCCGGGCCGGCCGAGCGCCGCACCGCAGGCGGCGACGAGCGCGGCCGCGTCGGCTTCCAGGGCCAGATCGGCGTCGAGCACGGCCGCGCGGCGGCCCAGTGCGGCGACTGCGGCGACGAGCGCGTCGGCGGCTGCGGGCGCCACGCCGGGGCTGCGCTGCAGCGCGACGTCCCAGCCGCGCCGCGCGAATCCTGTCGCGAGCGCACGGCCGATCGACGCGGCGTCGGCCGCGCTGCCGAGCGCGCCAGCGACGAGCGCGATGCGCGGGGGCGACGTATCGGCTGAAACGGTCATTTACAATGCCGGGATGAACCCGAAAGCTCACGAACCCGCTAGTTTACCTGCTCCCGGCCCTGACGCGCTCGCGCAGTCCGAAACCCTCGCCGCGCAACTGCGCGACGAGATCGCGGCGGCCGGCGGCTGGCTGCCGTTCGACCGCTTCATGGAGCGTGCGCTGTACGCGCCCGGCCTCGGCTATTACAGCGGCGGCGCGCGCAAGTTCGGGCGCCGCGCCGACGACGGCAGCGACTTCGTGACGGCGCCCGAGCTGTCGCCGCTGTTTGCGCAGACGCTCGCGAATCCCGTCGCGGACGCGCTCGCGGCGAGCGGTACGCGCCGCGTGATGGAATTCGGCGCAGGCACGGGCAAGCTCGCGGCCGGGCTGCTCGCCGCGCTCGATGCACTCGGTGTCGAGCTCGACGACTACCTGATCGTCGACCTGTCCGGCGAACTGCGCGAACGGCAGCGCGACACGATCGCGGCCGCCGCGCCGGCGCTGGCCGGGAAGGTGCGCTGGCTCGATGCGTTGCCCGAGCGCTTCGAGGGCGTGGTGGTCGGCAACGAAGTGCTCGACGCGATGCCGGTGCGGCTGTTCTCGAAGGCGGGCGGTGCCTGGCTCGAGCGCGGCGTCGCGCTCGACGCACGGCACGCGTTCGTGTTCGACGACCGGCCCGCCGGGCCGGCCGGGCTGCCGCCGGTGCTCGCGGGGCTCGACGTCGACGACGGCTACCTGACCGAGACGCATGAAGCCGCGCTCGCGTTCACGCGCACCGTGTGCACGATGCTCGCGCGCGGCGCGGTGCTGCTGGTCGACTACGGCTTTCCCGCGCACGAGTTCTACCATCCGCAGCGCGACCGCGGCACGCTCATGTGCCACTACCGCCACCATGCGCACGACGACCCGTTCCTGTACCCGGGCCTGCAGGACATTACCGCGCACGTCGAATTCACTGGCATCTACGACGCGGGCATCGCCACCGGCGCGGACCTGCTCGGCTACACGTCGCAGGCGCGCTTCCTGCTGAACGCGGGCATTACCGACGCGCTGGCCGCGATCGATCCGTCCGACATCCACCAGTTCCTGCCGGCCGCGAACGCGGTGCAGAAGCTGATCTCGGAAGCCGAGATGGGCGAGCTGTTCAAGGTGATCGCGTTCTCGCGCGGGATCGACGGCACGCTCGACGCATTCGCGCGCGGCGACCGCTCGCACGTACTCTGACCGGAGCCCGGGATGCTGCGCTGGCTGATGGCGTCGTTCGTCGCGGTGATGATCCTGCAGCGCTGCTGGCCGTGGCTCGGCAAGCTCGGCATCGGGCGGATGCCGGGCGACGTCACGCTGACGCTCGGCGGGCGGCGCTACCCGTTCCCGTTCATGTCGACGCTGGTGCTGACGATGCTGGTGTCGCTGGTGGCGCGGCTGCTCTGATGGCCGGTGTCGATGATGGCGCGGTGACCTCGAACCGCGCCGCACGCGGCGCGTCGCGTTCGGGCCGCGGCGCGCGTGACGGTTCGGCGCATTACAGTTCGATTTCGCCGAGGATCCGGTGCGCCAGCGCCTTCGCCTCGTCGAACGCTTCTTCCTCGCTCGGGCTCGTCGTGTGGACGTCGTAGCGCATGTTCTCCGTCTCGTCGCCGTCGTCCCGGGCGAGGAGCACGTAGCCCTGGTACTGCCCGTTGGCGGAGTGCTGCGTATGCGCCTTGGCCGTGTAGATGCCCTTGGTGAACGTGTTCGTGTCCATCGTGCCTCTCCCGCAATAGGACACTTCATCGTAGCACTGCGGCGCAGCATGTACAGCGCCGCTTATCGGCGACCGATCAGCGCGCCGTCGTCATTGCGTCACCGTTCGAGCAGCGCCACGACCTCGTCGAGCGTCGGCGCGTGCGCACCCGTATGCCGGCACGCGGCGGCGCCCGCCGCGAGCGCGAATTCGAGATGCGCGCGCCACGACCGTTGCGGCGCGGCCATCAGGCTGAACAGCATGCCGCCGATCGACGCGTCGCCCGCGCCGACGGTGTCGACCACCTCGACGCGCGGCGGGCTGGCCTCGTGCACGTCGCCGTCCGCGTAGAGCGTCGCCGCCTGCGCGCCGCGCGTGACGAGCACAGCAGCGCGCGGGTTCAGCGCACGCACCGCCGCGACCGCGTCGGGGCCGTCGCCGCCGAACAGGTGGCGCAGGTCCTCGTCGGACACCTTGATCAGGTCGGCGAGACCGGCCATCTTCTCCAGCGTCGGCCGGTACGCGGCCGTCATCAGGTTCCGGTAGTTCGGATCGAAGCTGATCTTCACGCCGCGCGCGTGCAGGTCGGCCGCGAGCGCGACAAGCGTGCCCGCGAGCGGTTCGCGCACGAGACTGATGCAGCCGAAGTGCGCCCATTGCACGTGGTCGGTCCAGCCGGCCGGCAGCCGCGCCGGGTCGAACGCGAGATCCGCGCTCGCGTCGCCGATGAAGAAGTACGCGGGCGGCCGCGTCTCGTGGACGATCGCGAGCAGCGGTGCACGCGGGACGCGCTGCAGGAAGCGCAGGTCGAGCCCGGCTGCCTCGCTGGTGCGCCACAGCACGTCCGAGAAACAGTCCTCGCCGATCGAGCCCGCGAGCGCGCTCGGCACGCCGAGCCGCGCGACCGCGCGCGCGACGTTCCAGCCGGCGCCGCCCGGCACCGAGGTCCACTGCGCGTCGCCCGCGCGCACCATGTCGGTCAGGATGTCGCCCGCCGACACGAAAGCCGGAAACGTGCGGCCGCTCATTGGGTCGGCTCGCTGCGCGCCGCGCGTGCCAGGGTCGCGAGCACGTCGTAGCACGCGCCCATCGTGTGATAGTCGGTCTTGCCGGCCGGGCTCTTTTCGTCGCTGTACTTGCGGTTGTCGCAGGTGAGGATCCGGAACCACGCGCCGTAGCGGTGATCGACGAAATGTGCCCAGCTATAGCGCCAGATCTCGTCGTACCAGTCCCAGAAGCGCTCGCTGCCGGTGCGCGCGCCGAGCATCGCGGCCGCCGCGAAGGTTTCCGCCTGCACCCAGAAATACTTGTTGTGGTCGCAGATCGTGAAGTCGGGGCCGAAGCCGTAGCACAGGCCGCCGTGATCGGCGTCCCACGCGTGCGTGAGCGCCGCGTCGAAGAGTTCGGCCGCGCGCGGCACGAGCCAGTCGAGCGGGCGGTGCCGTTCGAGGAGCAGCAGCAGCTTCGCCCATTCGGTCTGGTGTCCCGGCTGGAAGCCCCACGGACGGAAGATGTTCGAGCTGTCTTCCTTGTTGTAGTCCCAGTCGACCGACCAGTCCGCATGGTAGTGCTCCCACACGAGGCCGCCCGACAGCGCGGCCTGGCGCTGCGTGATGTGGGTCGCGAGCTTTTCCGCGCGGTCGAGGTAGGTGAGGTGGCCGGTCGCCTCGTAGGCCGCGAGCAGCGCTTCGGTCATGTGCATGTTCGCGTTCTGGCCGCGGTACGACGACACCATCCAGTTCGGCGTCGCGTCGTCTGCGTAGAGGCCCGCGGCCGCATCCCAGAAGCGGTGTTCGGCGAGCTCGTAGGTCGACGCGATCAGCGCGCGTGCTTCGTCGATGCCGGCCATCGTCGCGTGCGCGGCGGCCAGCAGCACGAACGCGAGCCCGTAGCAGTGGCGCGTGCCGTCGAGCGTCGCGCGCTTCGCGCCGTCGCGCCATTCGAGCTCCCAGTCGTAGCCCTGCAGGTCGTCGTCCCAGTGCGCGTCGCGCAGGAAGCGCAGCCCGTGGCGTGCGTAGTCGAGATGGCGCGGATCGCCGAAATGCCGGTACGCCATCGCGTAGTTGAAGACGAACCGGCAGCTGCTGACCAGGTGCCGCGACGTGCGGTTGTAGATGCTGCCGTCGTCGCGGAAGTAGTGGTAGAAGCCGCCCGTCGGGTCGAACGCGTTCGTCGCGTAGAAGCGCAGCGTGTCTTCGACGTGCGACAGCAGGAACGACGGGTCGCGGAAGCTCGCGACGAACGGCGCCGCTTGCGCGTGGTTGGCCGGCGTGGCCGTGCGGGATTGGACCGGGGGCATGTTCATGATTCGGTGACCGTGGCGGTATCGAGCGCCGGTGAGCCGGCGGGCTGGCTGCTGGCCCGCACGATCAGCTCGACGGGCAGGGAGATCTCGGTGCGTTCGGGCGCTTCCGCGAGCAGCAGTTCGACGCCGCGGCGGCCGAGCGCTTCCTTGTCGACAGCGAGCGTCGTGAGCGGCGGGTTCGCATGCGCGGCGGCCGGGATGTCGTCGAAGCCGACGATCGCGATGTCTTCCGGAATCCGCACGCCGCGCGCGATGCACACGCGCTGCGCGGCCAGCGCGGCGGCGTCGTTGTACGCGAACACGGCGTCCGGGCGCGGCCCCGGCGCATCGAGCAGCTGCTGCATCGCGCGCGCGGCGCCGGTGTCGGGGTCGAGCCCGGCGTCGATCGTCACTTCGTACGCAGGATCGAACAGTCGCCCCGCTTCGAAGAACGCGCGACGGTAGCCGATCGCGCGCTGCGCGATGCTGTAGTGCGCGGCCGAGCCGCCGATGAACGCGATCCGCGAGCGGCCGATGGCGAGCAGGTGGCGCATCGCGAGCGCTGCGCCCGTCGCGTTGTCGATGTTCACCGAACGCAGCCCGGGCGCCCACAGGTCGATCAGCACGAGCGGGCGGCCGGTCGCGGCGAGCGCCTCGATCGTTTCGGGCTCGATGAAGCCGGCCACCGCGATCGCGTCGGGCGCGTGCGGGCGCATCTGGCGCAGCACGTCGTCGTTCGGGCCGACGGTGAGCAGCGTCGGCACGATGCCGCGCTCGCGGCACGCATCCTCGACGCCGTGCAGCACGTGCGAGAAGAACGGGCTGGCGGGAAAGCGGTTGTGCTGCCGGTGCAGCAGGAAGGTGAGCCGGCGGATGCGCGGCCGCAACTGGGCCGGGTCGTAGCCGAGCCGCTGCGCGATCTCGACGATGCGCGCCCGCGTGGCCTCGGACAGGCCCGGCTGGTTTTTCAGCGCGCGGGAGACGGTGCCGATCGAGACCTCTGCCGCCCGCGCTACGTCGCGAATGGTGGTGCCCATCGTTCGGGGTCCGGTTTGTTTAGGGTGACGGCGATTGTATAGTAAAACTTGACACGTAATTCGGGCCGGATAGCCGGGGAATACCCGAAAATAACGGGTTTTCGAGCGCTAATCTGCGAAAACGCCGTTACTAAAAATACTAAACAAAACGCGGAAAAGGCAAGGTGATCGCGTGGAATGCGCCGGTGGCGGGAGGCGGTGCGTCGGGCGGGGTCGGATGTGCGGCGCGAAACGGGGCGGGCGGGGCGGTCGGCAGGCCGTCGCCGGGAATGGGGCCGGCGAGCGGGCGCGGCACCGGCGCCCTTGTCCCGGCACGCCGGTTGCCCGCTCCGGCAGGCCGCCCGCCGTTCAGCCGCCCGCCGCGTGCGGCGGCTCGCCGCGATCGCGCAGCGCGGCTCGCCCCGCGTCCAGATCGACGACCGCGAGCCCGTCCGGCTGCTGTTTCGCGCGCCGCTTCGCGAGCGCCGCGACCGACGCGATTTCGTCGCTGCCGTAGCGCATCGCGCGGTGCGCGCCGGCCGGCACGCCGACCGCGCCGATCGCCATCGTCACGAAGCTGAAGAACGCGGGGTTGCCATGGCGGTCCTCGCCGTGCAGCCCGCCCGCCAGCCGGTCGGCCTGCGTGTAGAAGCGCTGCGCGCCGTCGTTGAAGCGTGCGATCGCGTCGGTCGCGCGCGTGAGCCAGTCGTCGCGCTGGAACAGCACGAGGAAATCGTCGCCGCCGACGTGCCCGAGAAAGTCGCGCTGCGGATCGCACACGCCGGCCAGCACCGTCGCGGCGAACTTCAGCACCTCGTCGCCCTGCCAGTAGCCGTACTGGTCGTTGAACGGCTTGAACTGGTTCAGGTCGACGTAGCACGCGTGGAAGCCGGCGTCGCGCGCCAGCAGGCGGTCGATATGCGCGCTGATCGGGATGTTGCCGGGCAGGAACGTCAGCGGATTCGCGTAGCGCGCGGCCTCGATGCGCATCTCGGTCACCGCGCGCACGAGGCTCTCGCCGGTGCCGAGCCCGACGTAGCGGCCGTGTTCGGTGATCACGAAGCCGTCTGCTAGATAGCGCTGGTCGTGGGTCGCGAGCAGCATCGCCAGCTGCTCGACCGGCGTCGCATTGTCGATCATCAGCGGCGCGTCGTTCGCGAACTGCAGGCACGGCTTCTTGCCGAACACCTCACGGTGGTACGGCAGCGCGAAACGGTCGATGAAGCCGTGCCGATTCACGAGCGCGACCGGCCGCCCGCGTTCGACGAGCGCGACCGCATGCAGGTCGGGCATCCGGTTGAACAGGTCGAGCACGTCGTTGCTGGTCGCATCGCGCGGCAGCGCCGGCGCGGCGACCAGCATCTTCGCGGCGATCGTGCCGGCCGGCCGCGCGGTGCGCGTCGCACCGGGAAACACCGCGATGTGCGGGGTGCGGATCGCGTCGCGCGCGGCCGGCGCGACGACCGGCGACGGTCGCGCGTTCGGCCGGCCGAGCAGGAAGCCCTGTACGCAGCAGATGCCCATGTCGCGCACGACGATCAGGTCGCATTCGTTCTCGATCCCTTCCGCGATCAGCTGCGCGCCGCTCGCGTGCGCGAAATGCTGCATCGCCCTGACGGCCTCGAACTTGAGCGGATCGCGCGCGATGTCGTGAATGAAGAAGCGATCGATCTTCACGACGTCGGGATGCAGGCGCAGCCACAGGTTCATGCTCGCGTTCGCGGTGCCGTAGTCGTCGAGCGCGAACTGGATGCCTGCGTCACGCAGCGACGCGACCGCCGGCCCGATGCGCGCGACGTCCGGCAGCGCGGTCTGCTCGGTCAGCTCGATCACGATGCGCTCGGCGCCGATCCGCGCACGGCAGAGCAGCTGCCGCGCGCGCTCGCGTTCGCGCGCGAGTTGCAGGATCGTGCCGGCGCTGAAGTTGAGGAACAGCTTGCCGGCGCAGCCGAGCGCCGCGAACGCGTCGAGGCAGGTGAGCGCGGCCGCCTGTTCGAGCGCGACGGTCGTGCCGTCGCGGGCAGCCTGCGCGAACAGCGCGGCGGGCGGCTCGAGCTCGGTGCCGCGCGGGCCGCGGATCAGCCCTTCGTAGCCGACGACCGTGCCCGACCCGAGGTCGACGATCGGCTGGAACACGGCGGCGAGCGCGCGCTGCGCGATCAGGCGCGTCGTGGGGGCAGCAGCGGAGTCGGGGTGAGGCGCGGGCATGGGTGAGGGCGAGGGCGGCCGAAGCGACGGGACGCCCGACTTTAACGGCAGCGCGCGTGAGGAATTGAATGAAGATTTCGTGACGCGATGCGCGTCGATGGTGCATGCATCGCGTGGTGGCGTGGGGTTACGGTGGAGGGGGAAGCGGGAAGCGGGAAGCGGGAAGCGGAAAGCGGAAAGCGGAAAGCGGAAAGCGGGAAGCGGAAAGCGGAAAGCGGAAAGCGGAAAGCGGAAAGCGGAAAGCGAAGGGCGAAGGGCGGAGGGCGGAGTGCGGGGTAGATAAACCGGCGCGGCAGGCCCCACCCGCCGCGCTTTCCCGCGTCAGCGCTTGCCCGCGTTCAGCGCGCCGCGCCCGCGTGCGGCGCCGGCCACACCATCCTGACCGTCGCGCTCGCCGCTCATGTCGCGCGCGCCCCAGCGCTGCGCGAGCGCCGCGCACGCCATCAGCTGGATCTGGTGGAACAGCATCAGCGGCAGCACGATCGCGCCGACGGCCTGCGCCGAGAAGATCACCTTCGCCATCGGCACGCCGGCCGCGAGGCTCTTCTTCGAGCCGCAGAAGATGATCGTGATCTGGTCGGCCCGGTTGAAGCCGAGCCGTTTGCTGACGAACGTGGTCAGCAGTAGCGCGATCACGAGCAGCACGACGTTCACGACCAGCAGGCCGCCGAGCGCGCGCGCCGGAATCTGGTGCCAGAGCCCCTGGTTCACGGCCTCGCTGAACGCGACGTAGACGACCAGCAGGATCGAGCCCTGGTCGACGAAGCGCAGCACGCCGCGATTGCGCTCGATCCAGCCGCCGATCACGGGCCGCAGCAGCTGGCCGGCGATGAACGGCACCAGCAGCTGCATCACGATGCTGCCGACGGTGCTCCACGGCGACGCGGCCGCGGCCGACTGCGACGTGATCATCAGCCCGACGAGCGCCGGCGTCACGAAAATGCCGAGCAGGCTCGACGCGGACGCCGCGCACACGGCGGCCGGCACGTTGCCCTTCGCGATCGACGTGAACGCGATCGACGACTGGACCGTCGACGGCAGCGTGCACAGA
This window of the Burkholderia cepacia GG4 genome carries:
- a CDS encoding bile acid:sodium symporter family protein: MARPRFLPDNFTLALVGTVVLASLLPCRGAAAHAFNWATNIAVGLLFFLHGAKLSREAVVAGATHWRLHAVVLLSTFALFPLLGLALKPVLQPLVTPTLYAGVLFLCTLPSTVQSSIAFTSIAKGNVPAAVCAASASSLLGIFVTPALVGLMITSQSAAAASPWSTVGSIVMQLLVPFIAGQLLRPVIGGWIERNRGVLRFVDQGSILLVVYVAFSEAVNQGLWHQIPARALGGLLVVNVVLLVIALLLTTFVSKRLGFNRADQITIIFCGSKKSLAAGVPMAKVIFSAQAVGAIVLPLMLFHQIQLMACAALAQRWGARDMSGERDGQDGVAGAARGRGALNAGKR
- a CDS encoding EAL domain-containing protein, whose protein sequence is MPAPHPDSAAAPTTRLIAQRALAAVFQPIVDLGSGTVVGYEGLIRGPRGTELEPPAALFAQAARDGTTVALEQAAALTCLDAFAALGCAGKLFLNFSAGTILQLARERERARQLLCRARIGAERIVIELTEQTALPDVARIGPAVASLRDAGIQFALDDYGTANASMNLWLRLHPDVVKIDRFFIHDIARDPLKFEAVRAMQHFAHASGAQLIAEGIENECDLIVVRDMGICCVQGFLLGRPNARPSPVVAPAARDAIRTPHIAVFPGATRTARPAGTIAAKMLVAAPALPRDATSNDVLDLFNRMPDLHAVALVERGRPVALVNRHGFIDRFALPYHREVFGKKPCLQFANDAPLMIDNATPVEQLAMLLATHDQRYLADGFVITEHGRYVGLGTGESLVRAVTEMRIEAARYANPLTFLPGNIPISAHIDRLLARDAGFHACYVDLNQFKPFNDQYGYWQGDEVLKFAATVLAGVCDPQRDFLGHVGGDDFLVLFQRDDWLTRATDAIARFNDGAQRFYTQADRLAGGLHGEDRHGNPAFFSFVTMAIGAVGVPAGAHRAMRYGSDEIASVAALAKRRAKQQPDGLAVVDLDAGRAALRDRGEPPHAAGG